DNA sequence from the bacterium HR17 genome:
TTTTGATGCAGTGATTTGCGGCGAGGTTTTGGAACACCTCATCGCGCCCGAGCGGGTTTTGTTGCGATTGCACGAAGTCGTCACTCCCGATGCCAAATTGGTTTTGAGCGTCCCACACATCGGGCACGCTTCAGTTATCCGCAAATTACTGCAAGGCGCATGGGATTATGACCCGACAGGCATCTTGGATAGCAGTCACCTACGCTTTTTCAGCCGCAAAAACCTCTGGCAAATGCTCCTTGACAGCGGTTGGTTGGTAACGCACAGCGTAGCAGCGACTGCCCCCGACCCTATCCCGACGGAAGTGAGGAAAACTCTCATACACCACCGCTGGGCGACGCGATTGGGGTTGGAAGAAAGCCAAATCATGGGTCTCGCTCTCGCTGCAAGACCTATGCCGTCTGACATCGCTAAAGGCAACGAACCGATAGACGGTCTGGTCAGCATCATCGTGCTCAACTGGAACAACTTGCCATACTTGCGCCAGTGCGTTGAAAGCGTTTTCGCTCACACGAGACCGCCCTTTGAACTCATCATCGTGGACAACGGTTCAACGGATGGTTCGCGACGCTACCTCAATGCATTAGCCCACAAGCACCGCAATGTCAAAGTTGTCCTGAACGAGCGCAACATCGGCGCACCTGCAGGGCGCAATTGCGGCTTGGCGGTCGCTGATGGCGATTTTCTCGTCTTCCTTGACAGCGATACTGTTGTCACCGAAGGTTGGTTGGAGCGGTTACTTCGTTGGATGGAGATTGACCCAACCATCGGCATGGTCGGTCCGTGCTCCAACTTCGCTTCTGGGCAGCAAATTTCTGTCACCTACCGGAATTTGCGAGAAATGCACCAGTTCGCTCAAGAATGGTGTGAACGCAATATCGGGACAGGATATGAGATGCCTGCCCTCATCAGTTTTTGTGTGCTGATGCGACGCAGCGTGATTGACGCCATCGGGGGCATGGACGCTCGCTTTGGGCTCATTATGCATGAAGACATTGACCACTCCCTGCGAGCGCGAGTTGCAGGTTTCCGATGTTGGCTGGCTTTAGACGCTTTTGTCCACCACTACGGCAACCGCACCAGCGGTCGGTTGGGCGTAGAAAAGATGATGGATGCGGCATGGCCTTACTTCGCTCAAAAATGGAACTTGCCGCCTGAAGCGGAAAAGTATCGCCCACGAATTATGCTCGTCCCCGAATTATTTGACCTACGCCGTCGCCCACCTTCCCCCACCGCACTTTACGAACCGTTGCCCGACACATCTACGCTGAAGGTTTTGGACGGGCGCAAACTCAACCCTCTCCTGTCCCTCTGCATGATTGTCAAGGACGAAGCAGATAACTTGCCCAGGTGTTTGGAGAGCGTGAAGGGCATTGTGGACGAAATCGTCATCGTGGACACAGGTTCAACAGACGAGACTCCGCAAATTGCGGAGCGTTACGGGGCGAAAGTCATTCGCTTTGAATGGACAGGGAGTTTCAGCGATGCTCGCAACGAATCTCTAAAGCACGCGACGGGCGAATGGATTTTGTGGCTGGACGCCGACGAAGCGTTGGCAGACAACAAGGAGCAGTTGCGCCAAATCTTAGAGCGCGGCACCGAGCACGACGGCTTTATCCTGCCGATGGTCAGTTTTGTCGGAAACCGTTCGCACCGCGAGGGACATGTCCATCCTGCCTTTCGGCTGTTCCGCAACCTGAAGGGCGTTCGCTTTGAGCGCAACTTGCACGAGCAAATCGCTGCGTCCATCTTAAAGGTCAAGCCTGACGCGAAGTTCGGTGTTTTGCCCGTCTGGATTGAACATTTCGGTTACCTCGCCCCGCTGGTGCGGCGCAAGCAGAAAGTCGCCCGTAACTTGGAGTTAGCGAAGAAAGACTTGCGCGCCAACCCCTTTGACCCCTTTGCGTGGTATAACTTGGGGCGCGAGTATCTACGGCTACAGCACTGGGAGCGGGCGTTTTACTGCTTCCGCCGGTCGCTGCTGCATATCGGCGACACTTTCACGCCTTACCTGTTGCGCTGCTTGTGCGACGCCGTGCACTGCTTGATGCAACTGAACCGACCGCAACAGGCGTTGGCATTTTTGCGGGAAATGCAACAGTTGCCCGTCACGACGCCCGACTTTTGGATGCTGGAAGGGCAAGTGCGCTTCGCCCTCAACGATTGGTCAGGTGCCCTGCAGGCATTTCAACGGGCGTTGCAATTTCGGCAACAGTTGCCGACCAACTTTGACTGGGCGGAAGGGGCGACTTCCTACGGGGCTTGGTATTGGATGGGCTTATGTTGCCAAAAGATGGGACAGTTGGGTGAAGCGCTACAGTGTTATGGCACCGCACTACAACAGGCGTTGGCGCGGCGGCGCTACTACGAACCTGCCATCACCGCTTTCGTGCAGTTGGTCTTGCCCCAATGCCGCTCGCTGGGCGATTTAGAGCGCGCGTTGGCGCCTTTTGTGCCTGACGGCGTCGTCTCTGACCCCCAATTGGCGGTGCTGATCGCGAAAGCGGCATTGAGCCATTACCCGCTGCCACCTTGTGCGCTGGAGATCGCCGAAACGCTTTTAGAACGGGGCACGGGACAGGGAACGAGGGACAGGATTGATGAAGCGGAACGGGTATTCGTTGCGGGCAAGGTGGCGTTGCTGCGGTATCGCTATGCGGAAGCGGCGCAACTGCTAGCGCAAGTGCCTTTGACGGCGCCTGAAGGGGCGATGGCGTGGAACTTGCGCATCGTCGCTCACGCCCTCGCCGGCGCATGGGACGAAGCCTTTGCCGCCTGCGACGGCGACCATCTGTGGCAATGGCTGTTAAAGCGATGGGCAAACGGACAGGTCAGTCAGCCGGCAGATGGGCAAGTGAGCGAAGGGGACGGAGTGCTCAGTGAACTGCCGCGTGAACTGTTGCCCGGGTTGCAGGAGAATTTCCGCGAGTTGTTGGCACTCTTGTTGCAGTTGCAGGAGTTTGAGCGCTACGAGCAAGCGTTGACACTGTTGGATTGGCTCGCCCCTGATGGGCGGGAGCGGGCAGTGTTGCTGGGCAAGCTTTACGGGCAATTCAGTTTTTGGGACATGGTGATAGAGACGCTGTTGCCCCTAGCGCGAGACGGCGGCATGGACCGGGAGAGCTGGCGGTTGCTGGCGCGAGCGTGTCAGCATAAGGGCATGTATGACGAGGCGGCGGCGATCTTGCTGCGGCTGATTGAAAGCGATGAACGCAAAGACGAAGCCCTCGCCGATTACATGGCGTTGGCAGGGTGTTACATCGCGGCGGGCGACGCTGCCCGTGCCCAGCAAATCCTTGCGCTGGCGGGACAAATGAGCCAATAAATGAGCCAATAATCACCCCTCTTGACACACCTCCGATAGTGTATTAAGTTGTCTGGGTGCCACTAAAGGTGGTCAATCTTTGTCCAAAGGAGGGCGATCGCAGTGAAAACTGATCGTAGCCGGGTGCATTGGCGCATTCCAATCTGTCGGCGCAATTGGGGCTTCACGCTTATTGAGTTGCTAGTGGTGATTGCCATCATCGCCATTTTGGCGGCGATCCTGTTTCCCGTGTTCAGTCAAGCGCGGGAGAAAGCCCGCCAAGCCACCTGCACCAGCAACCAAAAGAACATTGCCCTTGCCCTGCAGCAATATGCCCAAGACTACGATGAAATCTTCGTCTACTCGCCGACTTGGTGCAACATTCCTAACCGCAACGCCAACCAACCTTGGCGCCCCTATTACTTGCTGATTGA
Encoded proteins:
- the sunS gene encoding SPBc2 prophage-derived glycosyltransferase SunS codes for the protein MQQNGGFGSGAKSEIYTEKVSQYQREYAHQPVCNMTMLDFVPKSARRILDIGCCMGGAGRELKRRQPCEVWGVEISPELAKIAAQHYERVIVGDIEDDAVWQQLPKGYFDAVICGEVLEHLIAPERVLLRLHEVVTPDAKLVLSVPHIGHASVIRKLLQGAWDYDPTGILDSSHLRFFSRKNLWQMLLDSGWLVTHSVAATAPDPIPTEVRKTLIHHRWATRLGLEESQIMGLALAARPMPSDIAKGNEPIDGLVSIIVLNWNNLPYLRQCVESVFAHTRPPFELIIVDNGSTDGSRRYLNALAHKHRNVKVVLNERNIGAPAGRNCGLAVADGDFLVFLDSDTVVTEGWLERLLRWMEIDPTIGMVGPCSNFASGQQISVTYRNLREMHQFAQEWCERNIGTGYEMPALISFCVLMRRSVIDAIGGMDARFGLIMHEDIDHSLRARVAGFRCWLALDAFVHHYGNRTSGRLGVEKMMDAAWPYFAQKWNLPPEAEKYRPRIMLVPELFDLRRRPPSPTALYEPLPDTSTLKVLDGRKLNPLLSLCMIVKDEADNLPRCLESVKGIVDEIVIVDTGSTDETPQIAERYGAKVIRFEWTGSFSDARNESLKHATGEWILWLDADEALADNKEQLRQILERGTEHDGFILPMVSFVGNRSHREGHVHPAFRLFRNLKGVRFERNLHEQIAASILKVKPDAKFGVLPVWIEHFGYLAPLVRRKQKVARNLELAKKDLRANPFDPFAWYNLGREYLRLQHWERAFYCFRRSLLHIGDTFTPYLLRCLCDAVHCLMQLNRPQQALAFLREMQQLPVTTPDFWMLEGQVRFALNDWSGALQAFQRALQFRQQLPTNFDWAEGATSYGAWYWMGLCCQKMGQLGEALQCYGTALQQALARRRYYEPAITAFVQLVLPQCRSLGDLERALAPFVPDGVVSDPQLAVLIAKAALSHYPLPPCALEIAETLLERGTGQGTRDRIDEAERVFVAGKVALLRYRYAEAAQLLAQVPLTAPEGAMAWNLRIVAHALAGAWDEAFAACDGDHLWQWLLKRWANGQVSQPADGQVSEGDGVLSELPRELLPGLQENFRELLALLLQLQEFERYEQALTLLDWLAPDGRERAVLLGKLYGQFSFWDMVIETLLPLARDGGMDRESWRLLARACQHKGMYDEAAAILLRLIESDERKDEALADYMALAGCYIAAGDAARAQQILALAGQMSQ